A stretch of Macadamia integrifolia cultivar HAES 741 chromosome 7, SCU_Mint_v3, whole genome shotgun sequence DNA encodes these proteins:
- the LOC122085018 gene encoding multiple organellar RNA editing factor 7, mitochondrial isoform X2, which translates to MFNPFISMFRRCRLSILPPLFPSLRPPFSSPSSMAARYFSKDPEFDNSSLTQSTTGSSKATFPEGCDYEHWFVLMEPPKGYPLRDEIIDVYIQTLAMALGSVEAAKESIYSVSTKYYYAFGCRVPEKLTCKIRSLPNVRWVLPDSYLNANENDYGGEPFVDGKAVPYEEKYHAVWLWDQNEVRHKNQKHFSNGRKKGK; encoded by the exons ATGTTCAATCCTTTTATTTCGATGTTTCGTCGTTGCAGACTGTCGATTCTCCCAcccctttttccttctctccGTCCTCCCTTCTCCTCTCCTTCGTCTATGGCTGCTAGATACTTCTCCAAGGACCCGGAGTTTGACAACTCGTCGCTGACTCAGAGCACTACTGGGTCGTCCAAGGCTACTTTCCCAGAAGGCTGCGACTACGAGCATTGGTTCGTTCTTATGGAACCTCCCAAGGGATACCCACTTCGAGACGAAATCATCGATGTATACATCCAAACGCTCGCCATGGCCTTGGGGAG TGTGGAGGCAGCCAAGGAATCTATTTATTCAGTTTCTACAAAGTACTACTATGCCTTTGGGTGCAGAGTACCTGAGAAGCTAACTTGCAAGATCAGAT CCCTACCAAATGTGAGATGGGTTCTACCTGATTCTTACCTAAACGCCAATGAGAATGATTATGGAG GAGAACCATTTGTTGATGGAAAGGCCGTCCCGTATGAAGAAAAGTACCATGCAGTCTGGCTTTGGGACCAAAATGAAGTCAGACATAAAAACCAAAAGCACTTCAGCAATggtagaaagaaaggaaaataa
- the LOC122085018 gene encoding multiple organellar RNA editing factor 7, mitochondrial isoform X1, with protein sequence MFNPFISMFRRCRLSILPPLFPSLRPPFSSPSSMAARYFSKDPEFDNSSLTQSTTGSSKATFPEGCDYEHWFVLMEPPKGYPLRDEIIDVYIQTLAMALGSSVEAAKESIYSVSTKYYYAFGCRVPEKLTCKIRSLPNVRWVLPDSYLNANENDYGGEPFVDGKAVPYEEKYHAVWLWDQNEVRHKNQKHFSNGRKKGK encoded by the exons ATGTTCAATCCTTTTATTTCGATGTTTCGTCGTTGCAGACTGTCGATTCTCCCAcccctttttccttctctccGTCCTCCCTTCTCCTCTCCTTCGTCTATGGCTGCTAGATACTTCTCCAAGGACCCGGAGTTTGACAACTCGTCGCTGACTCAGAGCACTACTGGGTCGTCCAAGGCTACTTTCCCAGAAGGCTGCGACTACGAGCATTGGTTCGTTCTTATGGAACCTCCCAAGGGATACCCACTTCGAGACGAAATCATCGATGTATACATCCAAACGCTCGCCATGGCCTTGGGGAG CAGTGTGGAGGCAGCCAAGGAATCTATTTATTCAGTTTCTACAAAGTACTACTATGCCTTTGGGTGCAGAGTACCTGAGAAGCTAACTTGCAAGATCAGAT CCCTACCAAATGTGAGATGGGTTCTACCTGATTCTTACCTAAACGCCAATGAGAATGATTATGGAG GAGAACCATTTGTTGATGGAAAGGCCGTCCCGTATGAAGAAAAGTACCATGCAGTCTGGCTTTGGGACCAAAATGAAGTCAGACATAAAAACCAAAAGCACTTCAGCAATggtagaaagaaaggaaaataa
- the LOC122085018 gene encoding multiple organellar RNA editing factor 7, mitochondrial isoform X3, whose amino-acid sequence MFNPFISMFRRCRLSILPPLFPSLRPPFSSPSSMAARYFSKDPEFDNSSLTQSTTGSSKATFPEGCDYEHWFVLMEPPKGYPLRDEIIDVYIQTLAMALGSSVEAAKESIYSVSTKYYYAFGCRVPEKLTCKIRSLPNVRWVLPDSYLNANENDYGVDATLLKKLLSDEKG is encoded by the exons ATGTTCAATCCTTTTATTTCGATGTTTCGTCGTTGCAGACTGTCGATTCTCCCAcccctttttccttctctccGTCCTCCCTTCTCCTCTCCTTCGTCTATGGCTGCTAGATACTTCTCCAAGGACCCGGAGTTTGACAACTCGTCGCTGACTCAGAGCACTACTGGGTCGTCCAAGGCTACTTTCCCAGAAGGCTGCGACTACGAGCATTGGTTCGTTCTTATGGAACCTCCCAAGGGATACCCACTTCGAGACGAAATCATCGATGTATACATCCAAACGCTCGCCATGGCCTTGGGGAG CAGTGTGGAGGCAGCCAAGGAATCTATTTATTCAGTTTCTACAAAGTACTACTATGCCTTTGGGTGCAGAGTACCTGAGAAGCTAACTTGCAAGATCAGAT CCCTACCAAATGTGAGATGGGTTCTACCTGATTCTTACCTAAACGCCAATGAGAATGATTATGGAG TGGATGCTACCTTATTAAAGAAGCTCCTGTCTGATGAAAAGGGGTAG
- the LOC122085018 gene encoding multiple organellar RNA editing factor 7, mitochondrial isoform X4 has protein sequence MEPPKGYPLRDEIIDVYIQTLAMALGSSVEAAKESIYSVSTKYYYAFGCRVPEKLTCKIRSLPNVRWVLPDSYLNANENDYGGEPFVDGKAVPYEEKYHAVWLWDQNEVRHKNQKHFSNGRKKGK, from the exons ATGGAACCTCCCAAGGGATACCCACTTCGAGACGAAATCATCGATGTATACATCCAAACGCTCGCCATGGCCTTGGGGAG CAGTGTGGAGGCAGCCAAGGAATCTATTTATTCAGTTTCTACAAAGTACTACTATGCCTTTGGGTGCAGAGTACCTGAGAAGCTAACTTGCAAGATCAGAT CCCTACCAAATGTGAGATGGGTTCTACCTGATTCTTACCTAAACGCCAATGAGAATGATTATGGAG GAGAACCATTTGTTGATGGAAAGGCCGTCCCGTATGAAGAAAAGTACCATGCAGTCTGGCTTTGGGACCAAAATGAAGTCAGACATAAAAACCAAAAGCACTTCAGCAATggtagaaagaaaggaaaataa